The Oryctolagus cuniculus chromosome 5, mOryCun1.1, whole genome shotgun sequence genome includes a region encoding these proteins:
- the RLA-DRB1 gene encoding H-2 class II histocompatibility antigen, E-S beta chain — translation MLCLWLSRGPCLAALTVTLLVLSSYPALARDTRPRFLHQFAPECHFSNGTQRVRFLDRYFYNREEYVRFDSDVGEYRALTELGRPIAKDWNSQPDILEDARAAVDTFCRYNYEILDSFLVQRRVVPTVTVYPTKTQPLQHHNLLVCAVSGFYPGHIEVRWFRNGEEEEAGVVSTGLIRNGDWTFQTLVMLETVPQSGEVYTCQVEHPSVTSPITVEWKAQSESAQSKMLSGVGGFVLGLLFLGLGLFVYRRNQKGHSGLQPTGLLS, via the exons atgctgtgtctgtggctctcCCGAGGCCCCTGCCTGGCAGCTCTGACCGTGACACTGCTGGTGCTGAGCTCTTACCCGGCTTTGGCCAGGGACACCCGAC CCCGTTTCCTGCATCAGTTTGCACCTGAGTGTCATTTCTCTAACGGGACGCAGCGGGTGCGGTTCCTGGATAGATACTTCTACAACCGGGAGGAGTACGTGCGCTTCGACAGCGACGTGGGGGAGTACAGGGCGTTGACCGAGCTGGGCCGGCCTATAGCCAAGGACTGGAACAGCCAGCCGGACATCCTGGAGGACGCGCGGGCCGCGGTGGACACTTTCTGCAGATACAACTACGAGATTCTGGACAGCTTCCTGGTGCAGCGGCGAG tTGTGCCAACGGTGACCGTGTACCCTACAAAGACTCAGCCCCTGCAGCACCACAACCTCCTGGTCTGCGCTGTGAGTGGCTTCTATCCAGGCCACATTGAAGTGCGGTGGTTCCggaatggagaggaagaggaggctggggTGGTGTCCACGGGCCTGATCCGTAATGGAGACTGGACCTTCCAGACCCTGGTGATGCTTGAGACAGTTCCTCAGAGTGGAGAGGTGTACACGTGCCAGGTGGAGCACCCGAGCGTGACCAGCCCCATCACCGTGGAATGGA AGGCACAGTCTGAATCTGCACAGAGCAAGATGCTGAGTGGAGTTGGGGGCTTTGTGCTGGGTCTGCTCTTCCTCGGGCTGGGGCTCTTTGTCTACCGCAGGAATCAGAAAG GGCACTCTGGACTTCAGCCCACAG GGCTCCTGAGCTGA